A window from Treponema sp. J25 encodes these proteins:
- a CDS encoding helix-turn-helix transcriptional regulator — protein sequence MEIYDLGPAIAQRRKALGITQEALCKELHLSRVTLSAFETGKKLSLSLRQLGHILKRLGLELDIKERSSTPTLDDLLN from the coding sequence ATGGAGATATATGATCTTGGGCCGGCCATTGCCCAACGAAGAAAGGCCCTGGGTATTACTCAGGAAGCCCTTTGCAAGGAACTGCACCTAAGTCGGGTAACCCTTTCTGCCTTTGAGACAGGTAAAAAGCTTTCCCTCTCTCTGAGACAGTTGGGTCACATTCTTAAGCGGCTTGGGCTGGAACTCGACATAAAGGAACGGTCAAGTACACCTACCCTGGATGATTTGTTGAATTAA
- a CDS encoding nucleotidyltransferase domain-containing protein, with translation MKYGLDEADLSYIIAALKQFPEIQRAFIFGSRAKGTYKRGSDIDIAIAGPSITFTTISKLHALLEDQGPLPYFIDIVHYEDIENPALKEHIDRVGQLIYEAPASIPPTTEKVGD, from the coding sequence ATGAAATACGGCCTCGACGAAGCGGACCTTTCATATATCATAGCCGCTTTGAAACAATTCCCAGAGATCCAGAGGGCCTTTATCTTCGGCTCCCGGGCAAAGGGAACGTACAAAAGGGGTTCAGATATTGATATTGCCATAGCGGGTCCATCAATCACCTTTACCACCATATCAAAACTTCATGCTCTGCTCGAAGACCAGGGCCCCTTACCATACTTTATTGATATTGTCCACTACGAAGACATAGAAAATCCAGCCTTAAAAGAGCACATCGATAGGGTTGGCCAGCTAATTTACGAAGCCCCGGCGAGCATACCGCCAACAACAGAGAAGGTGGGCGACTAA
- a CDS encoding nucleotidyltransferase substrate binding protein, with amino-acid sequence MEQDIRWKQRFSNYKQAMAQLDEFINKGDLNKFEKQGLIQCFEYTFELAWKTMKDYLEAEGYTIQSPRHTIQTAFQSGLIHEGHLWIDALEKRNLMAHTYDEARAEEAANLIMHSYYKILKDLYRTLEGRA; translated from the coding sequence ATGGAACAGGATATCCGCTGGAAGCAACGATTCTCCAATTACAAGCAAGCCATGGCCCAACTCGACGAATTTATTAACAAAGGGGATCTTAATAAATTTGAAAAACAAGGGCTTATCCAATGCTTTGAGTACACCTTTGAACTTGCCTGGAAAACCATGAAGGATTATCTAGAAGCCGAAGGGTATACCATTCAAAGCCCCCGGCATACCATTCAGACCGCCTTTCAGTCCGGCCTTATCCACGAAGGGCATCTGTGGATCGATGCCCTTGAAAAACGGAACCTTATGGCCCACACCTATGATGAAGCGCGGGCAGAAGAAGCGGCCAATCTGATAATGCATTCATATTATAAGATCCTAAAAGACCTCTACCGGACTCTGGAAGGACGGGCATAG